A region from the Triticum urartu cultivar G1812 chromosome 1, Tu2.1, whole genome shotgun sequence genome encodes:
- the LOC125554292 gene encoding uncharacterized protein LOC125554292 isoform X1 → MYCSHSPSIIFWLSRLADCSLIIDSSMAAQTGNGSIGGTRGRMGISYLHSHGGGNVDAMAQQRRLGSLWSFLRQQDVGESIAAGNGSSDLLRIFSMSTCDDTNSNVIFSAPGSKKAEVLGDSDVGMVTSFSNIDSQIQLALSSWTCPAWTTTCSCSRTPPTAESTPSVAAPLTSLLSLLLVLVLLS, encoded by the exons ATGTATTGTTCTCATAGTCCATCCATTATATTTTGGCTTTCAAGGCTAGCTGACTGCAGTTTGATTATCGATTCATCTATGGCAGCACAGACAG GCAATGGCAGCATCGGTGGCACGAGAGGAAGGATGGGAATCAGCTACTTGCATTCGCACGGAGGAGGCAATGTCGACGCGATGGCACAGCAGAGGAGGCTGGGCTCGTTGTGGAGCTTCTTGAGGCAGCAGGACGTCGGCGAGAGCATCGCTGCCGGCAACGGCTCGAGTGACCTCTTGAGGATCTTCTCCATGAGCACATGTGACGACACCAACTCCAACGTCATCTTCTCAGCGCCCGGCAGCAAGAAGGCCGAGGTGCTCGGCGACAGCGATGTCGGCATGGTCACCAGCTTCAGCAACATCGACTCCCAG ATTCAGTTAGCCCTCTCGAGCTGGACATGCCCAGCATGGACGACTACCTGCAGCTGCAGCAGGACTCCGCCGACTGCAGAGTCCACGCCAAGCGTGGCTGCACCACTGACCAGCCTCCTTAGCCTCTTATTGGTCCTTGTTCTTCTTTCCTAA
- the LOC125554292 gene encoding uncharacterized protein LOC125554292 isoform X2 produces MAAQTGNGSIGGTRGRMGISYLHSHGGGNVDAMAQQRRLGSLWSFLRQQDVGESIAAGNGSSDLLRIFSMSTCDDTNSNVIFSAPGSKKAEVLGDSDVGMVTSFSNIDSQIQLALSSWTCPAWTTTCSCSRTPPTAESTPSVAAPLTSLLSLLLVLVLLS; encoded by the exons ATGGCAGCACAGACAG GCAATGGCAGCATCGGTGGCACGAGAGGAAGGATGGGAATCAGCTACTTGCATTCGCACGGAGGAGGCAATGTCGACGCGATGGCACAGCAGAGGAGGCTGGGCTCGTTGTGGAGCTTCTTGAGGCAGCAGGACGTCGGCGAGAGCATCGCTGCCGGCAACGGCTCGAGTGACCTCTTGAGGATCTTCTCCATGAGCACATGTGACGACACCAACTCCAACGTCATCTTCTCAGCGCCCGGCAGCAAGAAGGCCGAGGTGCTCGGCGACAGCGATGTCGGCATGGTCACCAGCTTCAGCAACATCGACTCCCAG ATTCAGTTAGCCCTCTCGAGCTGGACATGCCCAGCATGGACGACTACCTGCAGCTGCAGCAGGACTCCGCCGACTGCAGAGTCCACGCCAAGCGTGGCTGCACCACTGACCAGCCTCCTTAGCCTCTTATTGGTCCTTGTTCTTCTTTCCTAA